Part of the Scomber japonicus isolate fScoJap1 chromosome 6, fScoJap1.pri, whole genome shotgun sequence genome, TGACCATCAGGGTACATTCCTCTGGATGAGTAATCATTAATGTATGATAGACAGGAGGGGATGATGAATAATGGGATGTGTTCTCTATCCGACAGCCAGCAGGTGGTGCATGGTTAGTGGAAAAATAGAGCGTCATCAGCCTGAAGGGTTCGCAGAGTTTTGGGGAGGAGCAGTAGCGTTTAAACTGACTGTCACGTCTGAAGTATGACATGAGATTAAAGGTTAAGTGGGGAAGAATAACTGTTGAAAAATAGGGGGGGAGAAGCAGCTGGAGTGGTGCAGCATGTGTTGTTTGTCGCTCATAATTTGTATGGGCACATTGTGCAAattatgtcatgtttaaaaaaaaaaaaaaaaaactccacccAAATTATTtattcacctcctcctcctcctcatcctcctcctccaggtccACGCCCTCTGGTCACAGCTCATCCCTGCCCCTGAGCAGGATGTTCGTGCTGCCCACAGTATTGCCAGGCATCCCTGAAAGAGGAGGTGCATTAAAGTAGGAGGGAAGCAAAAAGTTAGACCTCAGTGTGGTGCGCCTGTGTAccttgtgcctttttttttattatcagcaAGCAGAGTTAAGGATCCTTGCCAGATTTGGAGCTCAtctgaaatacattaaaaccCCTGGAGAAGAACGATCCTGTGTAATCTACTGAGGGGTTCCTATTTGCTGTCAGAAGTACACCCATACATGTAACAGCAGCTCCTGCAAGACACTGACTGTTTTTGTCTCAAGTCAAAATATTTTCCAAGCTCCAGAGGGCAAGactgaagagagacagagaacaaGCTGCTTGAAGAAGTCTACCTCCTCCATAATAACTTGGTAAATACTCCTCTTTAAACCCTAAATATAGCTATATTGATCGTCTGCTTATGTTTTAGGTTTATTCAAATATAATCAGTTTGTGATAAAGTTGGGGGAGGGGCGGGGTTAGTTTAAATTGTATTTGATGAGTGCAAAGTTTACAATCTAGCTGCAGAATTAATGCAAATGGAAACTTTTGAGCAGTTTTTCCTGATTTGGATATTAAAGTATGACTCCCTCTGtacttgttgctgctgcaggcTAGAGGGTTGCATTTCTTGTTTCAAGTCCAAAACTGTGGTGCACAAACCCACAAAGCATTTTCCAGCATCCTTAAAACTGTATAAATTGATCCCAGAGCCTTAACTGAACTTTTAATCCTCTTGGGACACGTCTAAATGTAGTTGTAGTGATACGTGGTTGGCACAGTACATGATTTCTTTTGACATTTCTTCTCTCTTGGGTATAATGGTGGTGAAATAACTTTTAATGTCTGGGCTGTGGATCTCCTGGGATAGCCATTTTGACAAGAACTCTTTCCACACTGGTCTTGTGACATGTAAGGACTGTGTTGCctattcttgtcttttttttaaatctctgttaAAATGGGATTTGCAAAAGAAAAACTATCCACGGATGACTTAAAGTCTGCTGAtgcgaaccctaacccttgtgCCTCTGTGTCAGTCTGCTTCTAATAATGAGCTGCGCCTTCAATTTCTAATCCAGTGCTTCTATTTATGTAGACTgctgaaaagaagaaggagaaaaagaagggggaggggagaggggggctTTCTAATCAaggataaaatgtgtttttctatgtACAGACGACCCTCTAAGAGGTCTTTTCCTTACATGAACAATTGAGCCACGCACGTATTTCATGTTCCACTGAGAGGAACTGCAGGGGATGAAAGGAATGTCTTACTCACTTCACTGTAAAGAAATGAGCTGTGCCTGTGCAAGTTTTCCAACGTGAACACCAACTTTTTCCAGGCATGCACTGACATTGCTTAGGCAGAGTCCTGGTAGGGCTTGAAGCTTACACCAGATTCCACATTGTTACTCTAGTCTAGTCTAGTGGCaagactttgaaaaaaaaaaaacaggcgcTTGGATATTTGGATTAATCGCTTCATATTCTGTTTTGGATTAATCTCTGTCTCACGTTTTCAGGCACTATAAGTTATCAGTGTGGCAACTGTTTCCAAAGGGGAAGATCCAGATTTCAAACGAAACATCAGCCCTATCGTTTTTTCTCGGTGTGTGCAGAGGAGGTTTCAAGGACAAGTGAGCAGTGTTCACATAAATACAGGAAACATCTGAAGGTCTAGGCCAGAGGAAACACAGCTTCAAACAACTGTGACACAACTTTGACATTGAATTTTCATAAGAAGCTCCCAATCATCTTGTTAGTCAATCAACATGTCACGCTGGGGGCGAAAAAATGTGAAGAAGGCGCCTGAGGTTATCCGCACTGTGACAGAGGGGCTCAAGTCCCTGTACCGTAAGAAGCTGCTGCCTCTGGAGCAGTTTTATGGTTTCCATGACTTCCATTCTCCCAGTCTGGAGGATGCAGACTTTGATAACAAGCCGATGGTGCTGGTGGTGGGACAGTACTCCACTGGAAAGACAACATTCATCAAGTAAGATATTAAAGCTGTGCATCTCAAACACTTTTTCACTGATACATTTAGTGTGATtgttaaattaatgtaaatacCACTACTAAAAAAATCACAAGCTATATGTGTGACTGACAGGTATCTACTGGAGCATGAAATTCCTGGGAGCAGGGTGGGACCTGAACCCACCACAGACTGCTTCACTGCCATCATGCACGGGGAGGTTGAGTCACTCATCCCTGGAAACGCCCTTATCGTAGACCCCAACAAGCCTTTCCGCAAACTCAACCCGTTTGGAAACACCTTCCTCAACAGGTGAGCACAGCGATTTAACTCACAGGGTGTTCCACTGAGAGAGCCAGATAGATATCGGCATTAAAGGGATAGACTGTGTGAGAGAACTCAAGGAGGGAAACAGGGAAGGAGAGATAACagagtgggtttttttttttactctttggaATTTCAGGTCCTTGTGCCAAATTTCAGAGCAGGGAGGCACTTGCCTTATTTGTGGAAAAATGGAGAAAGGGAACGATATCACCCGAGAGGGTGATGAAAGCTAATGTACTCAGACAGGAAAAGCCGTGTACACAAGTTCAAATGCAAGGTCAGGGGGCTCGACAGCCCCTCAGGgcaaagacaaataaatgaagTCACAGAGTTGTGGGCCATGGGGAATGTGTAGGAGACACCTTCACACTGAAGTTCTTTCCTCTACTCTGTTTACTGTCTGGCTGCCAGATTTCTGTGTATGTTTTTCCACTGATGTAAACCAGTAAAAATTGAAGTCACATGTCTTACAACAAAGTGCTATTAGCTGCTAGAGGCATGGGCATGTGGGCCAGAAGTGACAGGAACGAACAGTGCTCCTGTTAAAAGGACTCCTCAGTGAAATTCTTATGCAGGTTTTTCCAGCGGAGTCCCTCTCTCCCACTGCAGGGTGTGTTTGTTAATGTATTTGCGTCTCTACTTTTGCGTTGACTTCCTGTTCTGGAAACTGGTGGCTCGTTAAGCTCATAAGCCACAGGAAGTGCTGTTGTTGTTCTAAGCCACACATCGTTAGCAGGACTTATTGTTTGATTCTGGCACTAGTAGTCATTTTCCTTCAGGAAGCCCAGAGCAATGAGCTTGTACACAATGGCCTACAGTCGGGGTGGGAAGAGTGCAGCTTCCAATCTGCTCCTTAGATCACTTTGGTTTCTTTGATAAGAGTTAACCATATTTCACATAACTTAAATTCTTTCCATCTATACTAACAATGTTACAGAGAGAGCTTAACTCACTGAACTTGTGTTTTAGCATCATACATGTGACCGTTCTCCCTGTCTGAAAATACCAGGTTCCAGTGCGCCCAGATTCCCAACCAGGTCCTGGAGAGTATAAGCATTATTGACACACCGGGGATCTTATCCGGGGCCAAGCAGAGAGTGAGCCGAGGTGAGGGAGGTCACAAAGGTGAGGAGAGGGCATGGGGGGGttcctgcagagacacacatcCCTGAACATCGCCTCACAAACTCATCTCCTTTGGCACGCCCACTGCTTACCCATGGGACCAGTTCGCTCTGTCACAATAACACTTGGCAGCCGGGCAAGAAATCATCTCATAGCAATCAAATCATAATCGAGAACAGAGATGgtacacagcaaaaaaaagtctgtcaTCACATGTGGAGGAATGCTCTTTGGAGAAATACTGATCATTGTCATGTATCACTTTTCAAATCATCCACGCTTTAAGTAACCCATTATTATTCAAGTTTAATCTGCATGAACGACTAACAAGTTAATACAAATTATGAGAACAATAATATACCTCACATAGTACGGATGTATGaagccatgcagatagttttggttttatcaGCTGAAGCTTTTGAAGAGAGAGATTTCTGCCTCCACCCCAAAAAATGATGGAGGTGGATGAGATGAAAATGTGCATTCAAAACAAAACCTGCACCATTGTGTCTTTCCAGAAACAGTGTCCCAGTGTCTCTGGATAAtccaaactatttattttataagaAAGTAGTTCCAAGTCATCCAGGGTAACAGTGTCACTGTGTTTGGATAGGCAGGATcctttttgaatgtttttctttttttccccctctatcATAAACTGGACATtttcagagagagaggcagatatCTTGAAATCTAGGTGGATAAAACCCAAACTGTCTCagaaagcaagagagaaaatatgGTTTTGGTTTAAGAAACTTGGGTAACTTGGGTAGAAACTTTTAAATATGTGCCTGTTGATACAGAAGAATAACGCAAGAAAAGAAATCACTCATAAATATTAAGATTTGATTTGGTAGacacttttaaacttttagtATTTTACTCAAAGTGAAGTCTTGGTGTTTGGAGGCACCAGACTGGAGGCACTGTGGTGGGTTTGACAGATACAGATAAGAGGTGTGAAGGGTTTGTGTCTATGTAGACCTTCTCCCCTCTCCTGACTCAGTGTGGGCTCAGTGCACACTCTACACTCAGGCTTATGAATACTTTAGTTATCCAGACTTTTTCCACCCAAACAGGCTACGACTTCCCAGCTGTGCTGCGCTGGTTCGCCGAGCGCGTAGACCGTATCATCCTGCTCTTTGATGCACATAAACTTGAGATATCAGACGAGTTCTCTGAGGCCATCGGCGCCCTGAAGGGCAATGAGGACAAGCTGCGTGTGGTCCTCAACAAGGCAGACATGGTCGGCACTCAGCAGCTGATGAGAGTGTATGGTGCGCTCATGTGGTCTCTGGGGAAGGTGTTTGGCACCCCGGAGGTTCTGAGAGTGTACATTGGCTCCTTCTGGTCAGAGCCGCTGATGGTTGCTGATAATCGTAAGCTGTTTgaactggaggaggaggatctgTTCGCTGACATCCAAAACCTTCCTCGCAACGCAGCTTTACGCAAGCTCAATGACCTGGTGAAGAGGGCGCGTCTGGTTAGGGTGGGTGACTTATCTGTGCATTTTTTCTTTGACATTATCACTCTCTAATCATGTTAGTGATAAAAGCTAGACTCAATTGTGAACTGAGTaaaaatgaacatgtttttttaaaaagtaaactttGCTGTGCTTTTCTTAATCCCAGGTCCATGCCCACATCATCAGCTATCTGAAGCAGGAGATGCCTTCTGTGTTCAggaaagacaataaaaagaagaatCTAATCTACCAGCTGCCAGTTATTTTCTCAAAGATCCAGCTGCAGCACAACATCTCTGCTGGAGACTTCCCAGACTGTGCTAAAATGCAGGTTAGTAGtctgttgctttttaaaaaatgttaactaCTGGACACATCTGTAGGGTTATTATGTAAAGGCCTGTCTTTAACTGCACCGGAAcaatgtttaaaacattcaattaCACTTTAATGAACTCTGTTTTGAATCTACCGGCTTATAAATATTTTTCAGGAACAACTGATGGTTCACGACTTCACCAAGTTCAAAACCTTGAAGCCGAACCTGATGGCAGCCCTGGATGAGCTGCTCTCCTCTGATATTGCCAAACTGATGCCCCTCCTGCGGCAGGAAGAGCTGGAAGCAGGTGAGCAACCGGGCGTGCAGGGTGGGGCCTTCTTGGGGAACCGCGCCGGGCCTTTCTCCGAGGGTGACCCCTTCGCCGAAGAAAACGGAGAGGGGtgcgaggaggaggaaggaggctgGGTGGTGACCAAAGACAAGCCCAAATATGACGAAATCTTCTATAACCTCGCTCCCAATGAGGGGAAACTGAGTGGCAACAAGGCGAAGGACTGGATGGTGAGCTCTCGCTTGCCTAACTCGGT contains:
- the ehd2b gene encoding EH domain-containing protein 2b isoform X1, producing the protein MSRWGRKNVKKAPEVIRTVTEGLKSLYRKKLLPLEQFYGFHDFHSPSLEDADFDNKPMVLVVGQYSTGKTTFIKYLLEHEIPGSRVGPEPTTDCFTAIMHGEVESLIPGNALIVDPNKPFRKLNPFGNTFLNRFQCAQIPNQVLESISIIDTPGILSGAKQRVSRGEGGHKGYDFPAVLRWFAERVDRIILLFDAHKLEISDEFSEAIGALKGNEDKLRVVLNKADMVGTQQLMRVYGALMWSLGKVFGTPEVLRVYIGSFWSEPLMVADNRKLFELEEEDLFADIQNLPRNAALRKLNDLVKRARLVRVHAHIISYLKQEMPSVFRKDNKKKNLIYQLPVIFSKIQLQHNISAGDFPDCAKMQEQLMVHDFTKFKTLKPNLMAALDELLSSDIAKLMPLLRQEELEAGEQPGVQGGAFLGNRAGPFSEGDPFAEENGEGCEEEEGGWVVTKDKPKYDEIFYNLAPNEGKLSGNKAKDWMVSSRLPNSVLGRIWKLSDVDRDGMLDDEEFALASHLIEVKLEGHGLPPELPNHLIPPSKRRQKGSDA
- the ehd2b gene encoding EH domain-containing protein 2b isoform X2, with product MSRWGRKNVKKAPEVIRTVTEGLKSLYRKKLLPLEQFYGFHDFHSPSLEDADFDNKPMVLVVGQYSTGKTTFIKYLLEHEIPGSRVGPEPTTDCFTAIMHGEVESLIPGNALIVDPNKPFRKLNPFGNTFLNRFQCAQIPNQVLESISIIDTPGILSGAKQRVSRGYDFPAVLRWFAERVDRIILLFDAHKLEISDEFSEAIGALKGNEDKLRVVLNKADMVGTQQLMRVYGALMWSLGKVFGTPEVLRVYIGSFWSEPLMVADNRKLFELEEEDLFADIQNLPRNAALRKLNDLVKRARLVRVHAHIISYLKQEMPSVFRKDNKKKNLIYQLPVIFSKIQLQHNISAGDFPDCAKMQEQLMVHDFTKFKTLKPNLMAALDELLSSDIAKLMPLLRQEELEAGEQPGVQGGAFLGNRAGPFSEGDPFAEENGEGCEEEEGGWVVTKDKPKYDEIFYNLAPNEGKLSGNKAKDWMVSSRLPNSVLGRIWKLSDVDRDGMLDDEEFALASHLIEVKLEGHGLPPELPNHLIPPSKRRQKGSDA